One window from the genome of Bacillus rossius redtenbacheri isolate Brsri chromosome 12, Brsri_v3, whole genome shotgun sequence encodes:
- the LOC134537420 gene encoding glycerol kinase 3, with protein MPAMLKKPEPLIGVIDQGTELARFVVYGAESMKEVASHTIDINQRSPREGWVEQDPMELIGAVQESIAWAHASLQQQAMAAVAAVGLTNQRETTVVWDRLTGEPLYNAIVWSDIRTASTVDLILAKVPNNSKNSLMPLCGLPISPYFSALKMRWLIDNVPAVRKAIKDRRCLFGTVDSWLVWNLTGGHNGGLHVTDVTNASRTMLMNINTLEWDPVLCRYFGIPMDLLPKICSSSEVYGYIVEGPLKDVPISGILGNQQAALVGEMCLEKGQAKSTYRDGCFLIYNTGTTRVQSTHGLATTIAYQLGPSQPPVYALEGSVAVAGSAMRWLSGKMRLLDHESSVEEEAAAVSSTGDVYFVPAFSGLYAPYWRKDARGIICGLTQFTTKQHIIRAALEAVCFQTRDILEAMHKDCGIPLAKLQVDGPLTSNNLLMQMQADLCGISVERSWVADTRAVGAASVAGSAAGIRVWNVDEQRKQCIECDVFLPTTTDAERDSRYNKWKMAVARSLGWVGTKKSVAMTDERYRLLASIPASWFLIASFGMLVLSGLSR; from the exons ATGCCGGCGATGCTGAAGAAACCGGAGCCCCTGATCGGCGTCATCGATCAGGGGACGGAGCTGGCGCGCTTTGTG GTGTACGGGGCAGAGTCCATGAAGGAGGTGGCGAGCCACACCATCGACATCAACCAGCGCAGTCCGCGCGAGGGCTGGGTGGAGCAGGACCCCATGGAGCTGATCGGCGCGGTGCAGGAGAGCATCGCCTGGGCGCACGCCTCGCTCCAGCAGCAGGCCATGGCTGCCGTGGCCGCCGTGGGGCTGACCAACCAGCGCGAGACCACCGTCGTGTGGGACCGCCTCACCGGGGAGCCGCTCTACAATGCCATCG TGTGGTCGGACATCCGGACCGCCTCCACGGTGGACCTGATCCTGGCCAAGGTGCCCAACAACAGCAAGAACTCGCTGATGCCGCTGTGCGGGCTGCCCATCAGCCCCTACTTCAGCGCGCTCAAGATGCGCTGGCTGATCGACAATGTGCCGGCCGTGCGCAAGGCCATCAAGGACCGGCGCTGCCTCTTCGGCACCGTCGACTCGTGGCTCGTCTGG AACTTGACCGGGGGCCACAACGGGGGCCTTCACGTCACGGACGTGACGAACGCCTCGCGCACCATGCTCATGAACATCAACACACTCGAGTGGGACCCAGTCCTGTGCAG GTATTTCGGCATCCCCATGGACCTCCTGCCCAAGATCTGCAGTTCCTCCGAGGTGTACGGCTACATCGTCGAGGGTCCTCTCAAGGACGTTCCTATTTCCGGG ATCCTGGGCAACCAGCAGGCGGCGCTGGTCGGAGAGATGTGCCTGGAGAAGGGGCAGGCCAAGAGCACGTACCGTGACGGCTGCTTCCTCATCTACAACACCGGCACCACC CGGGTGCAGTCGACCCACGGTCTGGCCACGACCATCGCTTACCAGCTGGGGCCGTCGCAGCCGCCCGTGTACGCGCTGGAGGGCTCGGTGGCGGTGGCCGGCTCGGCCATGCGCTGGCTCTCGGGCAAGATGAGGCTGCTGGACCACGAGTCGAGCGTGGAGGAGGAGGCGGCGGCCGTGAGCTCCACCGGTGACGTGTACTTCGTGCCGGCCTTCTCCGGCCTCTACGCCCCCTACTGGCGCAAGGACGCCCGCGG CATCATCTGCGGGCTGACGCAGTTCACGACGAAGCAGCACATAATCCGGGCGGCGCTGGAGGCGGTGTGCTTCCAGACGCGCGACATCCTGGAGGCCATGCACAAGGACTGCGGCATCCCGCTGGCCAAGCTGCAGGTGGACGGGCCGCTCACCTCCAACAACCTGCTCATGCAGATGCAGGCCGACCTGTGCGGCATTTCCGTGG AGCGGTCGTGGGTGGCGGACACACGGGCCGTCGGCGCGGCGTCCGTGGCCGGCAGCGCGGCGGGCATCCGGGTGTGGAACGTGGACGAGCAGCGGAAGCAGTGCATCGAGTGTGACGTGTTCCTGCCCACCACCACGGACGCAG AGCGAGACAGTCGCTACAACAAGTGGAAGATGGCCGTGGCTCGCAGCCTGGGCTGGGTCGGCACCAAGAAGTCCGTGGCGATGACAG ACGAGCGGTACCGGCTGCTGGCCTCCATCCCCGCCAGCTGGTTCCTCATCGCCAGCTTCGGCATGCTGGTGCTGTCGGGGCTGTCGAGGTGA